Genomic segment of Polyodon spathula isolate WHYD16114869_AA unplaced genomic scaffold, ASM1765450v1 scaffolds_583, whole genome shotgun sequence:
gatcgacagatcattttgcagcatcttcgtgttgtcagttgttaatcagcacaataaaaagtcaatgcacctgctctaaaacagagtttcttatttttcgatcacatctaatgaattttattcaaatacaagtgataagtttcttttgatgctcagtagatacattctaaatcaatcaTTCTTGCTACAAACTGCTGcgtcctattttgaggacagtcaagttacaAGTGCCTGTAATCAGACCAGTGAAAATTCACaccggctatgaagctcaacacatagaaaatggagctttatcatcactgtgggggAGCAAAACACCAAGATATTAAAATTtctgcatacaaataaaaatgatagcCAGGTATATCAAGATGTGCAGTTTATTTGAAAAGCCATCCCTGTATATGGAATTTCAGCATTGCTTATCATGACTGTTTTAAACTGGTCAAAGCTATTGCAATAATCTAACACGGTGTGCTCTTTGTCAACATACAACAtgaattttcaataaaaaaagatccTAGGGgtgggtgtccaatcacggtcctggagggctaatccactccaggttttacatgTAAAATGAGATACTTCAGGGTCCGGATGGAGGTTGAATTTGTTCAAAACAAGTTCAAAGAGGGTTGAAACAAAGACTGGGAGTTGAAGAGCCGACTTTGGCCACCCGAAGATCTCAGTCAGCATGTCTTACTTTCagtactgtttcacttcctaggtcatggCACTCCAGCCTTTAGATCATGTGACCTGCTATAAAACATTCACTCATTAGAGGACACAGATGGCAggctattgacaggaaagaagactgTGGGGAGGGGAGAGTAGCACTCTGCTGGTGAACAGACCGAGGAAGAGCTTCTTAAATATGGtaccagaaatatatattttataatgaaatagATCAGAACCTTTATTTGGCTAAACCAGCCATTCCTAATACCTGGTTCTTACAGAGCCATACAGAAATATCAATATAAAAAAGCTGGCGAACTGGTAGACCCTACACTAAAgccgagggaacacaaagccactttgtagCTTGGAACTTGGGCTCCGgaaactaggtttcaggccactgcatggcacaccaggggagacttggggtttgatacagcaaagttaccTCAAACTAGGTTTCCTGGTCTGCTGGAACCAGACTTCAAGCCAATATTACtaaaaaaagtggctttgtgttccctcagctttagacacACCTTCAGGCACATTTGTACGTACTTGCATTTACTTAAGACTATAGATTGCCAGATTGGTTCTTTTGAAGGACCCCGTTCATATTGTGGAGCCCTGCACAATTCTCTATACCACTCTTAGTGAACGGGCAGGCGTGACAGGTAAGAGTGATTTCCCTGTGCGTGTAACCAGGTGAAAGGCCAGGAAGTCTCTCTTACCTAGGACGTCTTTCTCGTGCTCTGGGATCAGTGTCGCCCACAGAGAGGGGTGTGGACTCTGCAGGTCAATGTTGATGAGACGGTATCGAGGAGCCAGCAGGTTGGTACGGAAGGTGAAAACAGTGCCCTCATTGGTCACGTAGGTGTACTGAGCCTCAAAATTATCAACGAGCTTCACCCATGGCAGAATCCCTTTAAGAATGTGAGAGAGGAACCACAGTTGAGATGCTATTGGTTTCATACTCTCTCCCACTAACAAGATATACTGTAATACAACAACAGGGGACATTTCACAAGGATCCCAAAACGCTTCACGCACACACATGAACAAATACACTGTCtaaaacagaaattttaaaaagagttgaaaatgtggttttagtGTTAACCAGTAATGCCGCCGCTCAGCTGCTGTAGGTCACAGTACCACAGCCGATTCACTGGCTCACATCCCTCTGTTATAGACAGGAGCACATACCGCCCGTCGTCCGACACCTAGGACCATTACAGACAGAAATAAGTGCATTTACAGGACCGCAAATGATCTTTATCCAGAGAAATCTCTTGTAATGGAAACACATTTCATATTTCTATGAAGGATGCATTTTGGCTCACCGTCGCGCTACTGTGCCATTTGGGGTGATCAGGAAACTCTGCGACCAGGATGTCCTCGGATTGGTTGGTTCCGATCACATGGTAGAACAGCTTTTGGTTGAGATTGGTGGTGGTCTCTGTGCCTGTTAGAATACAGAGGTAAAAGGATTGACCAATTCAAAGAtggggggcttttttttttttcttagatctaattccagtgttttttcttttaaaattatttatcaagacaaatctaaaaaaaattaaaaaaaaaacattttctaccaTTGAAATGTCTGCAGAAGTAATCAATAAATGTTACCCTCACTTAAAAGGGTCCCAGTGATAACACTGCTAAAAGTTTGATTTGCCCTCCTTTGAAGTGATAATGATACTAGCGCTAAAAGAAGGCGAATTGTAATGCCGTGTTCATCATGGCTGGCGTACCGTCAGCTTTGCCCTCCTGCTGGGGGTAGCAGTTGTAGAAGACTCCTTTGCTGTCGTGAGTCCAGGACAGGCAGCTGAATTTCACCCTCTCCAGAGTGTCGGGCAGCTCCTTCTGATCTTCCACTGTCATGAACTTCACAGTGACCCAGTCCGATCCACTGCCACTCAGCCCGTAGGCAAAGCACTCGCACTGCTCTGACAGACGCgccactgcagacacacacacacacacagagaacccACTGAGACAAATCACACTGCTTATGCTGGTCTAGCTAACTGGTGGTGCTGAGCTGTGGTTAGTCAGGCCTGTCTGGGACTCTCACAAAGCAGACACTGCCAACCGTGCCGGACTGTCTGGTCCTGCGTGACACCACTCAACTCATTCCACCCATGACCTGCATGGGACATTTGGGACTGGCATTCAGTTGACATCaactagaaacaaaaatgtgtttttcaacgtCTTAATCGAGTTTCCACTGCAGCCTCCAAACAGTTTTCTTGGAGCAAAATGAAGACCAAAATGCAGAAGAAGAGCTGTGTAAGTCATGTCCTAGATGGTGAGAAGGTGGTAATGAGGGATGAAAATGTATCTGGAATCATaggagagtaaaatgtattggtaGAACGTAGGTTTAAAATGACTGGAGAGAGaaagcatgtgcagaaatgtatgggaTGAAAGATGCTAAACGATAAACCATGGTCACCTTGTAAAAGAGGTTGGTTAATGGCTGGCTGCACTTGAATGGAGTGACACAGCTAAAGGGCTCCATTCTATTGAGAATTAGTAAGATATCAAAAACAGACTGTAGTCACGTTTGTCCTGAGCCCCTATGGTATAAATACCGGGCATGGAGGCGACACAGAGAGAGAAGCCTCCATACCTCAAGGATCATCTTGGACCATTGGTGAATCAGACTGGCAACTATGGTGTGATTATAACTTTGTGGTACCTTTGTGGTAATTTGGCCTCATGTTCTCCATCTGGGAGATGGCCTTGAAAAAATAATATTAGTATCTTTTTAAGcttgtttcaagggctttccGACTATAATTATTTGACACGTCACTGATATATGGGTTGAGCACCCCCCCGCCCGTCCACAAGCTGCCTTACTTTTCAAAGCCACAGTCCCGTCTTCAGAGAGAAGATTGGGGTCAAAGAAGACCCGTGCCTCCCCTTGGAGAGAGTCCTGCATGTACAGCACATCCTGATTCTGCAGCCCCTTGTTATAGAAATAGAAGTACCTGGAGAGAAATGCATTACAATTAAAGGGACAGCTCAGTTAGATTACATTTCCAATAATTAACAGAACATGCTTGAGCCAAATGGGTATGCTTTCCGTTAATACTTGCAGCAGTATAGTGTTAAAAATGACACATTCAGGCTTTGTTGTCACTGAGTAGTGCTGCAGTGAGAATATGTCACAGACCCAGTTTTTCTTCCAGCGAGTTGCAGTTTAATTATTACGTTGTTTTAGCACAGGGTAAGAAAAGCAAGTAAGGGGTTAATGTCCTACTACAGTTTCACAAGACTGAAGATTAACTCAAAGATTAATGCTAACGGGGATGTGAAACTCAGGGAGAGAGCTGCttgaatgatctaaacagtaTCATGTTCTAGAGCAGCTGCCGTGATGAGCAACTAAACAGACCCTCTTGATTTCCCACTGGGAGAGATTTATTTCTGAAAGGATTTTGGCGGTGCTGGGCTGTACCTACTTGTTCCCTCTCTTGTAGGGGCAGCTGTATTTGGGATAGTCGTAAAGCTCCGTCAGTCTCTGGTGAAACTTTGTCCCCACCGCACACTTCTCCAGGAAAGGCATGGTCAGCTCATTCTGGGCCTCCACAAACGCCTGCAACACAGAACACATGCAGCATGTCAGCTGTGCGGAGGAATCCAAAGTAAGTTTGATTGACCCTGCATATCACTGTAGTGCCACCTCTCAACGTGGCAGATTAACCATGAATGGGTGTGAGATGGGTAgcgtgtgatacactgccattatggattctgccCCGACAGTGAGATGagcttttgcacagtggttaggGTGCTTGCTTGCGGTGTGCGGGGTCGCCGGTTCGCGTCCAGCCTCCACTCTGTTACAGATGCATGACGATCGAATCCACTCCCCATACTTCAGAAGGGCTTCTCTACACAGACGAGGCAGTGTGGTTACAGCTGATCACCCCCCACACCGCCCTCTCCTCACCCCCGATTCCTGGATCTCACCTTCGTCTCCTCGCTGTCCGGGTCCTCCAGCCACGCGTAGGGATCTGGGATTTTCGTGCCGTGGTAGTCGTCAATCTGCGGATCACACAGCAGACCATTGAAAAGTGGTCATGACTCAAATCAGGTACAACGAGGTCTATAGTTCTGAAGCATTTGGAAGTGTCGCCACACCAAGTAATCATTATTAGGACAATAGAATTAGATTGGTTCAGTGCTGACGTCAGCAACAATGGAACTGTCACTGGTACAATTATACCAGTGTCATATTTTGCCATTCCAATGCAAATGGCTAATCCATTGAAGTGCCTGTGAATTGGTACCATACAGTATGCAACAGTATCAGGTGTAGTACTATGCAATATGTTTTCCAAATCCTATGCTGCCATTGCTGTGGCTTGTTTCTAGTCCTGATATTTCTTACTGAGATTATAATGGGATTTTTCAAACTATTAAGGCCTTCTGATAATATCTCTTTAAATCACAGAAGATCTCAAGACTGTCCATGGCATTTAGTCTGCAATTCATGCAGGACATTAGTATAGGACAGCTGATTCCAGGCTATTAGTTTATTGATCTAATAAGTGACAAGCACACAGAACAAGTTAGATAAATATCTTCACAAATAGCCTGGAATCAGCTATCCTGTTTATACCACGTGTATTTTATATAAGaaagtttatttaatttactttatttttgtgggAAGTTTGCtatgattagggcttctgatttttggttttaaccgataaaaaaaacaaaaaaaacataaaacaccggcgatacaaaaaaatgaaatctgtttatagccaataaacaccgaaAAAACGTGGAAAGTTCACCatccctttcccattaaaaaataataataataaaaaaaaattcccagtGCAGCCTTATCTATAGCAATGTTCCTGACTTGTACAGATTcgtttgcgagatttaaaacgaggtTACAACCAGGAATAAAGGCTTGttcgcgggatttaaagctgtattacagttaaaatactgaggatttaaaacaattacaaattgtGGCGATATAtgtttcgttgtggaagacagcaaaggaaagaaaaaaacgcccaagcattttgaaaagtaaccgaaaacaataatttcacacagtatagaaaaagtgaaagccctgggaaaaaaaaacaaaaaaatccctcaaaaataatttaaaataatcgtGCAATTAATAAAAGCCAAAAAACAGAAACCTTAGTTATGATTCTTCCGAAAAACTCTTTCACTcctacattttcaaaaaacaaaataccaatTAACAGAACTCAAACATCTATGTAATGTAAATGAAAGTATCTTAAGCACTCTCaaattgttttctctgttttgtacattactgttgaattgaaaaaaaaattacattttaattaaaaggctggagtaaaacactttgaaaatatgacccactGTAACCTAGCAACCGCCCACAGTTCTTGCTGGGCCGGATCTGGGGAGAAAGTTTCGTGTAAGGGATCCGCAACGCAGCCCTACAAATCCTCCAGGTTACGTATATTATTTTAGTGTAAACGGAAGAAAATTTAATTCAGTTAATTCTTATGTGAGTgttgagggtgtttttttttttgttcttttattggGTGCTGGTTTTTGCTGGTAAGTTACGCGTAACAAGCTACAATTGTTGTTAGAAATCTTTTTATCTAAGTCAGTGAGGATGGTTAAAATTTAAActctacagtaaatatttttaaacggTCATGTTTAAAGATGCGCAAGTTCTAATGAAACCAATACAGATCATCCTGTAGCGCTGCCGTGTGTTGTGCACACACAATGATGCATCAGCTTTTCTTATGAACTTTAACACTGAATCACGATACTGAGGAAAAACCAAGAAGCCAAGTGGATCAGCGTGTCAACTAATGCCATCACAATAATTATAGGACTGATGCGAAAACGTTTggctaattaaatacatttctgcattTCCATAATCTTATATTAAACACCCATGCAGGAGGCATTTACTGTTATCACAGCAGTGAATTACGCACTGAGGTTATTTTTGGCCCTCATTACTGGGCGTTGTCATTCACTTCTTGACAACGCTGAGCACACATTCAAAAGCGAAATGCTATTCTAAATTGCAAATATTACTCACAATGCTTTCATCTCTCCGGGCCTCTGGGTATTTGAGCACCATTTTTACTTGTAAACGAATATAGacgtttcgttttttttttttcctcccaggCTACGTGAACCACTACTACAGTAGCTGCTTGCAAAGCGAAAGTGAAATACAAGTTCAGTATTTACAGGAAGccctattaaatatatatattgcttaaagctgcagtgttctgCAACCATGCCGTTTCAAGCTGAAACCAAGGGTTAGTGAATTGGCTTGTTTCTACTGGTCTGGCCACCACCTTTAATGGAATCACAGAATAAAACATTGTGTCAGCTGTAAAGACTGTGTGTCAAAGTGTGACCTCTGTTTATTGATAGGGCCCGAACTTTAAACTGCGACACGGAAAGGGTTAATTTTTACTTGACAACAATGGAACATACcgtaagaaaatcaaagaatacagcccCGTGTCAAAGTGTAAGACTGCAAATCTAACGCATCCTCAACATGACAGCCATGGTAGATCAGTGTTCTCTTCAGCAACATATTTACAATGCTTGCTTTTTAACCTTCAATGCATTTTGCTTTAAATTGTGAATGATGGAATTAACAGAAAGCCATTCTATGTATCCAGGCTGTTTTCATTCCTGTATacatgaaaagaagaaaaacaaactgtaagCGTGTTTAAAACTGATTGGATGCCAAAccatttcaatatcatttcaaAGGGACTAGAATAGGAACGGACAGCTCATTTTATGGGAGTGCTCCGATAATGGGGAAAtaatcattaaaacacaaaagatctgacagataagtctGTTTCCTATGTGCTGTATTGCAACATTTCATCTCAGTACACATGCAACACTGGCACAATTAAAACATGCAATCTGTAAACATACAGTCATGTGCACATCTATTAGaacacctcattgcttctgtacgtttgatttgttgtgcatatgaaatgaaactgctggaactgaaaatcttggaacattatcaaaataggcaaattagtgatggtttaatttaattgatgactttaataggccacatacaattcatttaaaatagttagagAAAAAGAACGCACTTGTTTAAGATGTCTGATTAAAgcataaagtggtctaacattttcacaggagtgcctattgtttctataacACTGATCACTGTCTGAAAATTTAAATTCTCACACCCACCGGCATATGTCTGTTAAAATATAGCCAAGATCATGTAGTTTCTTCaaatgaaaaattaattaaactgcCAATCTAAATTGtttaaagctgaaaaaaatgcaatcacTAAATTGTGTTAATCTGTAAAGGCAGAGAAACTCTGCAGAAAAACAACGGTCTGCCCTTGATTATGCTGCCATCTTCTGTCAGAAAACAAGTAACTGCAGCGCATGATTCATTGCACAATAAATGAGGCGAGCAGCAGACTGAGCTGCATGGCTTTATGAAGGAGTTTAATCCCACATTCTTAAACAAATCATATATTATTTGGAAGTTGGTTGTATGGGCTTGTTGATGTTGTTAAAACCTACGCTGTAAACCAAACAGCCCTATGTGATCTCATATTCAGCATGGGAGAGAATTACACAAAAGTCATGTGGTACAGGACTGTGCTGTAGTTTATAGACATgttaaagggtttatttttaaagtattttacttGAATCAGAGAGAACAATCCTTTCTGGTAGATTCTCTGTCAGTTTGGTTTACGTGCGGTATTCATGAATCTTGTGTTAGCAACAGTCTGAACAGATAGTCATGCCTCCTGAAATGCATGCAAAAGCAAGAGCAAATCGACCCGCGAGGGCTTCCCCCGATGCTACCCCTCGCAGTGAGTGTACAGTGCTAGGAAATGGATAATGCTGCACTTTGTTTCCAGTGTAGAGTGCAGGGTGAGTTGTACGGTCAGGAGCTTGCTTGTTCGAATCGctcccagtcattctgcattagtAATAAAGGGGCTTCCTTACCTGTGTTTATTAACATTGTGTTCTTGCTTACGTCCTGCAGTTACCCAGGAGCAGAGTCATCACCAGTTATCAGGGTTTGTTCTGTAGAATCCAGACTATTTCATAATAACTAACTGGCAGAACTACAGAGAACAATGACATTTGATTGCATACCGGAACTGGCTCTTACACTGGAAGTGATAGATCCTGGCTATGTAGCAATTTCCAAAACTCATGGAAAAAGGTACTTCTTTAGAACAGAGATCCAGAGTTCAGGCAAATACAGAATCAGCCCTTGCTTAATCCTGTGGTCAGGCATTAGAATAGTTTCTTGAACATGTTGGGAAACTCAACCTGTACCTACAGTAACATGCACAGATACACAAGTAAACGTTTGTAAGGGGAGACACTAATATTCCACTTGctgtttcatggtgtttgcagtcattctgagtggtgtggcttctgctgctccaatactgAGCTATCATATTTCTCTGCCTATACCTGGTTTTGAGCTTGTGTGGAGAATCCCAAGTGCTGGAGCAGAACAGCCTCCCACTGTTTATTAATTAGTGTGTATCAGAGCTGCACAAACCAAGTGTTTGGGTTCAGATCTCCATAGCAAGCATGGGCTGACACCCAGGGGAAGGTCATTGTTGTTCAAATTGAAACAAATGAGAAATCAACTTGCTTCAATTggacccttataaaggtttaccacagtgtTTTTGCACAGTATGTTTTGCAGATTTTCGATAATTTTCCCATGGTTCAGGGATGGTATTAAGACTCCCATTgaataacagtttgatccattcctggttttacagtgagtttaatagaacacacctgagcttgtttcctatacactggctagtagtaaaacctggagtgggtgaaactgctatggaaCAGGGGGTGCTTGCATCcctgtggttatactatgcatttaaccaTAGTTTggtctggtttgccatgtttattaatatgttttaccatactcactggcttttacagtgcttgcctatgctttaccatgctttttcacactttgctatacttttactatgagaaacttttaGAAGGGGGTTGCTGCTTATTTCAGCCTCTGTGGAGGACAGCAATcagaagcagctgtttcttcagttgttGTTCTAGTCGGAATGGTAAATAAGCCCAACCACAGAACCTCATCTGAGAAGatcaaaaaacaaagtaaaacagcaTTATCTGTTCTTGAAGTATATTGCAATGTTTGAAGAAAAGAAACCCCTAAAGTAAGTGTTACATGCAGATATTTTTATTACATGTGGTGCCCAGGGGAATTCTGCCCCGTGCACGGCCCCAGTGATATAGGTACATTCCAAAAGGGTTTTCAGTGTTTCTATTATTAGATGACCCTTGTAAACTGCCAGCCCTCTGGCATGGACAGTCCGTTTGACGATCAATCCATTGGGTCAACCATGATTTCAGAAGTGTCCCATTAGACCCACAAGTCAGATGACTGACTGACAAAGGAATACAATAGACTTTTCCAACTAGTTTGAAAAATATGACTTCAGCTAACTGGTAAAGACGCGACTTACTTTTTCAACTCCTCGATGAGGTTTCAGAAATGAATTGCAATGACTCAGGTGTCCAGCAAAAGAGTGAATTAACAGAGGACTGCTTGCTTAACATTGCAACGAAACAATCTGCAAGTTGAAAAATGTTgaataagtaaaaatgtaaaacaaaaaaaaaatgtgacagacTGTTtagtctaaaatatatttagctTGTTTTGCACATTGctttttggaaatgttttcaaTATAGATTTCAACCTGATGCATGCAGTGAACCATTTTACTGAGGCAGAGGGAAAAACTGGATAATTATGGTGAACAAAGGACATATCATTTAGACAGTATGGGGAAATGGTAGTTTGTGTGACTTTTCCCATGAATCCTGTGACAGAACATGCTTCCACAGGCACACATGCGAGTTGTGCAAGGGCTGCATATCTTGGTttcttttacaaaacacaaaggGAAAATCCTTCTCATCATTGGTAAGCTTGCAATGCAATTACACATTTATCTCCACTATGAGcaatacaaagacaaacaaaattcACCCTAAACTTAGAGGCGCCAGAAAAAAGAGAGTCCCAATCAAATTATTACCTGTTTTAATTCTTTCTTGTAAATATCTTTGAAGCtaacagtgctttttttttttttttttttttttttaaagtactttaaGCACCATTAAACAGTAACTACGCTTTGAAGTCAGTAAATTAATTATTGATTATCTTAGactgaaaaaatgttttccaacaaaaccaGTTTGGAGCAAACAACAATGTACACACTGTCACAGAACTAACTGCTAAAACGTTTAAACAGTATTTTAGAGAAATgacttacatttttgtttaaatgtgataAAGTCAGTCCGTTGTAGACAGTACTCATGCATCTTCAGTGACAATTGACTGACTCCAGTGACATTCAACTGATGACTCCATCTTACAGCGGCGACTTGGGTTGTCTACTCTTAATCCACATCAATTTGTCATCGTATTCTTCACCAGACTTTTACAATCCACTGTACGGTGCGGGTGGGCCTGTATCTTACACCACAATACACTATAATTGTTATCGTGAAACGATTGGTATCATTGCCATTTGATATAAGCTATGATACAACCAACAGACAAATTGTTTATCATATTTCTTTATCGATGTGGCAATACCTTCAAATGTTTGCagattgtgtttttgtaaacaatGGAACGTGATTGTCTTAACATGTTACCTAATCTTGATCTGCTGTTCTGTAACGTATCCTGCTTGTTTTCTATAACTTAATTCAGGCTTGGTGTAATTGGCACAGATGCACTATTGAATTGTTTGCCTTGCGTTGAGAGGCACGCAGCACCTTTCACTTGGCTTGGGAAGGGTTACACAGCTCTTTACTGGAAACGGTGTTCTGTTCCTTGGCTTGAAGGCTATGGGAACCCTGCAGGTGCCTTCCATAAACTCACAACTATGCACTGTGTCCAAGCCTTTGGAACCTGGAGTAAAGCATTAACCCCCAGGGAAGCGTTTCTTAACCAGCTTTTTAAAAGCACTAGAAATAGAATAGCTGGTCCTCCCTTTTATTGAAGATCTTTTGATCTGCAAATATTTTAGTTTCCATCCCATTGTTTGTTGGTCTTTCTTACTGGTACCACACCCATGTGACAAATGGTAGTGGCTTACCTGCAACCTGACAACGGGACCTATAGGACAGGAAGTGCTTTGGTGCCAGAAATGTATATTCCAAATTAAAGTGGGATGCTGAGCTCCTTTACAGCTAGGGCCCCATTGAGAAGGTTGCTAATCAATTTTCTAACATCATTAGCAACACAATAACACATTTCTGCTTTGCTGTAGGCATTTTTGGGTCTTTGCTAGATTGTttagcgcatatatatatataaataaatataaatagagcaatatacattttgtaacttgattttttttttttttaattcaatcatTCTAAGTGATTCTAAATGGCAATTACTCCCGTACTGTCATCTCTGTTTTATGAGGTGCTTTCCCAAGTTCTGTGGgaaacaagtttccttttgtttttctgccaatatactagctgtgcactagatggcgctggcatGTACTAATAAAAAAGacattgtaaacatcataaaaaattagagataaaaaaaatgaaatgtaatttgaagctaccaTTTAACTGCCACAGATTTTTACGGAGAAGAAAACATGTTTGAAATACACAATACAGGAGGGAAATTAAAAGAGTGTTAGGGGTGGGGATTTTAAAAGCTTTCTAAAACATTCTAGGATTCACTTTATGAAGGTCAAACGTGAAAAGACGTCagtaaaactaaatgaaaacgtCAATTTTAAAAGTTTCCAACCTGACAAGGTTGACTAAGAAACTGATTAACTGTATGCCAGTAAGTTTCTTCTGGGTTCGGGAACAT
This window contains:
- the LOC121308211 gene encoding prolyl endopeptidase, with product MVLKYPEARRDESIIDDYHGTKIPDPYAWLEDPDSEETKAFVEAQNELTMPFLEKCAVGTKFHQRLTELYDYPKYSCPYKRGNKYFYFYNKGLQNQDVLYMQDSLQGEARVFFDPNLLSEDGTVALKMARLSEQCECFAYGLSGSGSDWVTVKFMTVEDQKELPDTLERVKFSCLSWTHDSKGVFYNCYPQQEGKADGTETTTNLNQKLFYHVIGTNQSEDILVAEFPDHPKWHSSATVSDDGRYVLLSITEGCEPVNRLWYCDLQQLSGGITGILPWVKLVDNFEAQYTYVTNEGTVFTFRTNLLAPRYRLINIDLQSPHPSLWATLIPEHEKDVLGKRDFLAFHLVTRTGKSLLPVTPARSLRVV